The following proteins are co-located in the Hevea brasiliensis isolate MT/VB/25A 57/8 chromosome 11, ASM3005281v1, whole genome shotgun sequence genome:
- the LOC110651780 gene encoding protein DOG1-like 4, whose product MKTKVEERFFEFFEKWMCQLDEYLQHLRRASEVYGAKTGCEHEQELQASVSKVTQHYKDYYTIKWALAYEDVLAFFCPIWISPLENAYSWVTRWKLSAVLKLVNSIRTNDVLSSSLVELTQEQMRKIEMLRVKIRLEEEREMERQQVAVVDTKMMELVRSVVRVKNGEEVRQVEGLVQVALKGVMVGLEKVMKVADCVRLRTLKGVLDVLSLLQCVEFLAGICILQILLRQWGKKRVCTIN is encoded by the coding sequence ATGAAAACTAAAGTTGAAGAGAGGTTCTTTGAGTTTTTTGAGAAGTGGATGTGTCAACTCGATGAGTATCTGCAACACCTACGAAGGGCGTCTGAGGTTTATGGAGCTAAAACTGGGTGTGAGCATGAGCAAGAGCTACAAGCTTCAGTGTCCAAAGTCACACAACATTACAAAGACTACTACACTATAAAATGGGCCTTAGCCTATGAAGATGTGCTTGCTTTCTTTTGTCCAATTTGGATTTCCCCTTTAGAGAATGCGTATTCTTGGGTTACTAGGTGGAAACTTTCAGCAGTGCTTAAACTGGTTAACTCAATAAGGACAAATGATGTTCTCAGTTCGAGTCTAGTTGAATTAACACAAGAGCAGATGAGAAAGATTGAGATGTTGAGGGTGAAAATAAGGTTAGAAGAGGAGAGGGAAATGGAGAGGCAACAAGTGGCTGTAGTAGACACAAAGATGATGGAGTTGGTAAGGTCGGTGGTTCGAGTGAAGAATGGGGAGGAAGTGAGGCAGGTGGAGGGACTAGTGCAGGTGGCACTGAAAGGAGTAATGGTAGGACTAGAGAAGGTGATGAAAGTGGCAGACTGTGTAAGGCTTAGGACTTTGAAGGGAGTTTTGGATGTTTTGAGCCTACTACAATGCGTGGAGTTCTTGGCTGGGATTTGCATACTTCAAATTCTACTAAGACAATGGGGAAAGAAAAGGGTTTGTACCATTAATTAG